A stretch of Cucumis sativus cultivar 9930 chromosome 2, Cucumber_9930_V3, whole genome shotgun sequence DNA encodes these proteins:
- the LOC101219010 gene encoding probable carbohydrate esterase At4g34215, with product MSLLKLSIMLCAMLFGPSLSRAVSPNNIFILSGQSNMAGRGGVEKNATGNLHWDGVIPPDSEPTPCILRLNAARQWEEAREPLNFDIDVKKENGISPGMGFAHEILRKAGPRAGVVGLVPTAIGGTVIRQWMKNTTDPNATYYQHLVERIKASDKDGGVVRALLWFQGESDAAVKDYAINYKDNLKTLINDLRNDLKPRFLPVILVKIAIYDFFAVNGTDNLSTVRAAQEAVSNEVPDVSIIDSWKLPMNLTTREGFNLDRGHFNSTVLLTAGRWLADTYLSRYSQLL from the coding sequence ATGTCTTTGCTGAAACTATCAATTATGCTATGTGCAATGTTATTTGGTCCTTCTCTTTCCAGAGCTGTTTCTccaaataacatatttattcTTTCCGGTCAGAGCAACATGGCTGGTCGAGGTGGAGTTGAAAAAAATGCAACAGGAAACTTACATTGGGATGGTGTGATCCCACCAGATTCTGAACCCACCCCATGTATTCTACGACTCAACGCTGCACGCCAATGGGAGGAAGCACGAGAGCCTCTCAATTTTGATATCGAcgttaaaaaggaaaatggaattAGTCCAGGAATGGGATTTGCTCATGAAATTTTAAGAAAGGCAGGGCCAAGAGCAGGTGTTGTGGGTTTAGTTCCTACTGCTATAGGTGGCACTGTCATCAGACAATGGATGAAAAATACTACCGATCCTAATGCAACATATTACCAACACTTAGTTGAACGGATTAAAGCTTCGGATAAAGATGGTGGAGTTGTTCGTGCTCTTCTATGGTTCCAAGGAGAAAGCGATGCAGCTGTGAAAGATTATGCTATCAATTATAAAGACAacttaaaaactttaattaacGACCTTCGCAACGACCTCAAGCCTAGATTTTTACCTGTCATTTTGGTTAAAATAGCCATCTATGACTTTTTTGCAGTAAATGGTACCGATAATTTGTCAACAGTGAGGGCGGCACAAGAAGCAGTTAGCAATGAGGTTCCAGATGTATCGATCATCGATTCATGGAAATTGCCGATGAACTTAACAACACGTGAAGGCTTTAACTTGGATCGTGGTCATTTTAATTCCACAGTTCTTCTTACCGCCGGTAGATGGTTGGCTGATACCTACCTCTCCCGATACAGCCAATTACTCTga